The Solanum dulcamara chromosome 6, daSolDulc1.2, whole genome shotgun sequence genome contains the following window.
TCGGTTGAAATAATTAAACCGAGCTTAAACTCTATAAATGAACTAGTGAGACTATACTAAAGGTAACAATTTGAACAATGATTAAGCTAGATTAATATAAggtggtcttttaataaagtgGTGAACCCTGGGTCCCTCATGTTTGTTTAATTTTCAAATCAGTCTGAAAATTGAGCCTTTACATAATGACAAAAAAGCTTTTGATTAGGGAacctctttttttattattattttctcactCCGTCGTATTCGAAGTCCACATTCGGAGTCGGATTAAATTAGAATCACACATCGCAAGATTTATTTAAAGATTGcgttttcaataaaaaaaaatttatattcaaaGCTTGAACTTAAAATCTTTGGTTAAGGGTAAAATAATCTCATCATTACTTACGTTGTTAAACATAAATTGAAGGTTCCACCGAGATTTGATTAGGGAATTTGATTATTAAGGGATCTCTAATTTCTTTATTGAATTGAAATCCTCATCCTAATCATCATGCTTCTATTGCACATGCTTAATTATCTTAATTTTCTTTTGCGCCCTTTTACAGCTTTTTCTCTCTGGAATAATAGACTCACAAATCACAAAGAAAAGTTCCACATTTTGTTTGTGGTGAAGGAGAGCATATGAATGTCTTGTTTTGttgacatttttaaaaattgaaaaaaaataaaaactaaattgAAAAGGGTCTAAGCTTCTTTTTGTGATATACTATCAtggagtttttatttttatttatagtggACGATCTTTTATTTGGAATAAACTTACAAAAAAATGctaattttagattttttatttattttttcacgtgatgtttgatattcatattggtCCAACTAAATTCGAATTCGTGTCAAAAAATTCTACATTAAAAGGTTAAACACTTCCTAACAAAGCGACTTAGTACAAAGTGCTAATTCTAGATATAAACAATAGCGTATCTAATTAGGTTTTCCCAGATATTATATAGTAAGTCATTTTCAATaaacaaaaagtaaaaagtaaacaaataaaaatatatcaatgACTGTGGTTAAACAATGAGTCCTTTTCTATACTTTTGCTCCCTTTTGTCCATCTTTAGGATGATTTTGCCTATCACATAACAGTAGTCTGCACTAACttcattaaagaaagaaaaaacagtAGTCTGTACTCACTTTCTGACTGCCTCTTCCTTCTTCTGACGTAGGAACAAGCAGCCAAGGAAGcatcatgagtttattttagcTAACTGTCCAGAGGATGTACAGAAGTTtgctgctgctactgctgctTCTGTTGCAAAATCAAAAAAGGTGATACTCCGAACTTATGTTGAGTTTGTTACCTGGTGATAACTGATTCTTAAAGTTTCAAATTGAGGAACCCAGAAACTATAAAGAAGGGAAATTTTGTTGATGTTGGTGGTAGTTAAGAATTTGATATTTGTTAACATATTCAACTCCGCAAATGTTTGAAAATGACTTGTGTTTTCTCTTATGGTTCTAAGAACTCAGGGATTGGGTACATGATCCGAAAGTGAGACAAAACcacattttttttaatggtCAAACTTTTGAGATTGTTTCCAATACTATTTCACGGGGAGGAATAAGGGATATTTTTAGTTTCTTAGTAAGTTCATAAATGTTAACTGCTAATTTTGTCTGTTTGGATCTTGTCAGTTATCCAACATTTTTActcataatataatacaaaggAATGGCAAGATTGGTCTGTGGTTGTGCTATTTCTTATCTTCTTGATAAATCAAATCGTCTATTACCCTAAGATGGTACCAAAAACTTACATTTCCATCTGCAGGACTGGCCTTCCAAATTTCTACCCAACTGTCTCTTAACATTTTCTTTACACCTGAAGTATCAAAAAAATACCAAAGAACTCCTAGTCCCTTGTAATAGATTTTCAATTCCTTCAATATTGATCTATTCCTCTCTCCTTCTCTTCCCAATAGCGCTCCTCTTCCAACTCGCTAGGCCTCTTCATCGAAAATGTATTAAATACCAATTCTACGTTGAAGGATGAGTAAATAAAACGCCACAAGCCGGTGAAAAGTAGGTTGGATTTGTGTCTTCCCCTGTCCACCTTTCTTGAACTTGCAACAACTGACTACACATGTTCTCTCTTCCTTAAGTTACTTTGCCACAAGAATAGTACATGCATGTGACCTATCACCAAAAAGAAAAGTTGTGTGCATGCGATATTTCTTATACACAGTACTTGCTCTAGAGGCCTTGTGGAATAAGCTTACACTTTGCTTTATGGTATCATCTGCAGGAAAAACAACAGAAAAGGGCTACAGAATTGAAAAATTATGGCCCCGCTCAAACCGCTACAGAAGCAACAAAGCAAATGTTAGCTAAAAAGGTATGTATGATAGAGGAGAGAAATGTACAATCTTTAACATTCTGTTTGCAGGGATCTATGTGTTCTGGAAGCTTCTTACTGTTTCCTTGTGTTCCGTATCCAAAAGCTATAGTACTTAATGAATTACGAACTGGGAAACTTACGTAAATGTACACTTGGCCATTACTAACATGGCCGAAGTATACACTATCAATACACTTCGGTTGTATATGTAGTGTATaggtatgcatatatatatgcatagtatatgtatatttagAATAAAGCATACATTATCTATACACTCTGTACATATTTTATAAACTGGATGTCCGTATGGTATTTGATTGTAATTTTTCCTTGCCAATTTGTAGATTATGTATCTTCATTGTTATTTGAAACCATAATTTCTAATATCTTCTGGAACCTAGGAACAACTTCTACAGGCCCATGTTTAGCCTCTACAATATGGTTATATTCACTAGGACAAATgagagagatttggagttttgtAGTTTTTGAGGAACATATCTTTTTGTTCATTTGATCCACAAAATATCAAATTGTTTCTTGGAATCCTTTATTCATTTGTATGTAATGCAGTTTCGATTAGTAGCTTCTTTTTCCTTGTAATTTATCCgaagaaaatttaatgaaaatccATACCATAATAAAAGACATAACATGCTAGCGAGAAGTTCTCTTTCAACATTTGGTGTTGACAGAATGTGCTTGAACAAACCGAAGTGGTTACAAAGGGTGTGTATATCCGATCTCAACTAGTATCCCTGATCAAGTTGTAGTTGAGTGATTGATTCTTCTCTTCCGTTACTTGTCTTGCTTGCttgttcattttcttcttttgggcaatGCTTCGTCTTCCTCCAACTGTAAAAAGGAAGTGTCCCTTTGAGATTATGCAACTTCTTTTCTTTGTCCCTGTACATTGATTCGAGAATAAGCAAACGTAATTATGGGATGTGAAAGCACTACAGTGCAGACAATTAGAAATATCTGATGTTGTGGTTCACAGGATTCTGCTTTCAGGTGATACGGGTACTGGCTTATGGTGGTAGAGATATTGGATATGTTTTCTCCAAAAGACCAGTAGCTTTCAAGATAAGATGGAAATTGCATCGAAAAAGATGGgtgaaaaaaaaggtaaggccTCTCCCTACTACCTACCATGGATTACCTCTAGGCGCATCGAATAAGGATCTTGGTATTTGGAATCCGGTCATTCAGAGGGTAGAGAAGAGGTTAGCAGAAAAGCTACTTATCCAAAGAACGCAAGGAAGTTCTTATTAAGAGCCGCACTTTATCAAATATCCCTACATACTGCATGTCCTTATTCAATGCACCTACCACTGTGATAGGTAAGTTGGGAAGGTTTATTTTCCTATGGGATGCAGCGGATGGGGAAAAGAAGTTTCAATTAGTTCGATTGGAGACTGTGATATCTCTTAAACGGTGGGGAGGACTCGGCGTTAAGGATTTGAAGGTCCTTAACAAAGCACTTTTGGGTAAATGGTTTATGCCTTTCAGGTGTGTTGTGTGGAGGAATATAATGAAGGGTTGAGATGATTTCAATGATAACATTACTTTTAAGGTTGGGGATGGAGTAGAGTTAGCTTTTGGGGGAAAAAGTGGTGTGCAGGTTTGGTGCTTAAGGATGAATTCCTGATATTGTACAAAGTCTCTTGTGGAAGTTGTCTGTTCAGCAAGTTAGGGGGGGCACAAGGGGATGAGACTTTTTGTGACTTAAGGTTTAGGAGGAATTTTCAGGATTAGGAGGTGACCAGGTTTCAAAGATTGCTAGTTTTACTTCAAAAGCAATGCGAGCCAGTTGGCAGACCTAATGCTTTGAGTTGAGAGTTGGGAAATAACAATATGTTCTCAGTTATGTCCTTCTATGAAAAGCTTCTGGTTAGAGCAGAGGTTTAGTTATCCACATATCTCAGTTTGGATTCCTAAGATGCCTCGTGCCGAGGAAGGTGTGCTTCTTCGTATGGTTAGCTACTAGAGAGGTGTTTTTGACTACGGAGAATCTTAGGAGACGAAAGGTTATCTTCTTGAGTTGGTGTTTTCTTTATTGGGAGGCAGGTGAAGTCGTGGACcatatttcattacattgcaaaTTAGCTACAAGCTTATGGGAGAATATCCTTAGATGgtttggagtttcttgggtAATGTTAAGATCCTTAAAGGAGTTGAGGTTCAAGGCTTGGAATGTTACCGCTCTTGCTTTAATGTGGGTCATTTAGGAAGAGAGAAATAGGAGAGCTTGTGAAGGGGCGGAGTTGGGCGGAGATGAGCTTTGCTCAACTGAGGAGTAGTCTCCGatcccttattttcttttgattcgCCCATGTAGTTCCTGTTTGAATAGAGGACTAGGTATCTTTTGGAGAAAACCATATTATGTAGGTTTCTCCTCGTTTGGTATAACACTTGTATATggccaaaaaaagaaatagcaaATTCTAATTAAGTGTGAAGGGAACTCATTCATTCCACCAAACTCCTTGGTCGTGACTTCTCATTGTTAGGCACAAGGGCAGTTCCAGAATTTTAAGAAGACGAGTGCACTATTACGACTTGTGAATTCAGGATTTAGCTTTGACTTGTTTAATTTTTGGGATCTTACTATTGAACCCAATTCACTTCTGAAATCATAGACCCaaaatttttgttttaaatCTTAATTTTTACACGCGGGCGCACACACACGCATATATACTCCCGGTAGGAAATGTTGGAATCTAGGCACGACATCTATTTGATTGTGCTATAATATCCTCCACTAATACTAGTTTTAATAGAGACTTCTGATTTACTTATATAAACTTTTATGATGAAAGGAGAATGGGTTTTCCATATGTCACTTGGTAATTTTGAAAGAATAAactaaacaaaaaaagaaagaaaattacttaattaaaaCGCAAAAAGGGACACCAGACATACCCATCTCATTGGTGGGGCCAattgtaaaaaagaaattaaaaaaacatcaAGACAAACATGGGATTCAAACACCCAACCTCACCTATAGAGGTGCACCAGTAACAATTGGATTATTTGTATCTTTGAACTTTGGTTAAATACTTCTGAAAATATATAACATTGTTATACATGGTCGCGACCCTAGAGAGGAGAGCATGGGTGCACATGAACCCATGCCTCCCACATAGATCCACCAGTTGTTATGCATCACTTTGCTGGTCTTAGATGCAAACTTACAGTATGTTTCAATTATTTCTTGTTGAGTGTTTGTTTGTCTCAATTTCAACATTTTTGTTGCTTTTGGCCTGAGTTTGATAGAGTTTAGGGATTGCAAATGAGCGTGCAAGTTCATTTACCTATATGATTATGTAACTACGAAGTTCACAAAAAAGTTCTAGTTTCTTCCCATTAGTCTCAATCATTTTTTGGGCTCTTTGTCTTATGTTTGTATTGTGTAGTATATCTTTCTTTTTGCGTGAAACAATATTCATCAGATTTATCGTTTGTGTTATTTTCCACTTACGCTGCTTTATAATATGTGATGCAGAGGCTGAGCTCTAAGATCAACTACGATGTGCTAGAGAAGCTTTTTGATGATTCTGTATGTGCTTCTCCTACTCCAAAAAAAATCTTGAGAATTCCTTTATACCTTCTGTTGTTACTTTCAATTTTGCTCTGATGTCAATTCCTTTTGTGGAGTAtcgttttcttttttcaaaaaaatcttCAGTTTTGACTTATTAggaaaaacatatatacaaaattttGGGTGTTGGGGGTGAGATGGAACTGAGTTGCAGTTTCTTGAAAGGGAGAAATGTATGGTTTATCTTTAGTTGAGCTATGGATTTTCTTGTGATTAATATAAAAAGATTTGACGACCAAACATACTCATAAAATTAGGAAGAGATATAAGAAACCTTGAAATCACAAGTCCTAGTAGAAATCAGAATTTCTGTAGCACTCTGAAATTTTATAGTTGCAGGTATTCATCTGAAGGACAAATTACACAAATCTTTGCTTTATTATTGTCATCtccatatatataactcatGGTCATATTAATCATGCAGGCAACTGAGAACCCAAAGAAAGCTGGAACTGCGTACGATTCAATGGATGATAATGGGGTAAAGAGCGACAAAATTGATCCTGAAGTAGATGAGACTTACGAAGAAGCATTTGGCAAGGATGTGCATTACGGTGAGATGTTGGAGGATATGGCTATGATCAACACTATGATTTggatgattattgaattaatcTGCATTTCATATGGCTGGTTTCCCCTTAGAAATAGAGGATACAAGATGTCAGCTAACACATTTTCCTTCACTTGTATTAGGAATTGTATGGCTTTGATAGCTAATTGCATCTCAAAgttattttgttttaaatatCATTGATTCATTTATTTCCTGTGAACACTTTCCATTGCTGTAATGTTAAAAAGTGTGTATCAACTTTACTTGTGAGAGAGTTCCGTTCTTTCTTAGAATTAACGTTTGCATGATTGAAGTTGAATCTGGTGTTCTGCTGTGTGTGATAAGGAATGTGCCGCCAAGACTTAAAAGGTATGTTTCAAACGTGAAGGGAGCCCTCCTTTTTCGAGCCTTTCCAGTTTTGTAATGTTAAAACTCCATTTTAAATCTGGAGATCTTAATCAGTTTTTCCTTGCTGCTGAAAGCTACTTGACTCTGAAATATGCATCTTTTCACAAAGGAGAAGAAAAGTATAAAGACCGGAGAACCATTATCTTCCACAATATGCTAATAATCGAGTAGGTTTGTTGAACTTTTTATAACTCAAAAAACACTACCTTCCTGAAAGGATTCTTCTTTTAtaaaggggcagcccggtgcactaaaactcCCGCTATTCGCAGGGTTCGAGGAAAGGTCTGAGGAAAGGTCTGACCATAActgtctattgtacgcagccttaccttgcatttctatCAGAGGTTGTTCCCAGACTTGAACCCGTGATCTGATTGAAAAATATGAGCGCTAGTGATTTTAATTCAAAACTAGTGTATAATGAGCTCACCCTTCTATACTTCTCTACTTAAAGACAAAACTTTCAGGTTACTAACAGGGCTTCTTTAATGCATTCAAAGTGGTAATGTTGTATATTCATAGTTTTAACGGAAAGGAAGGACTCATTTTGCTAGCGTAGGCAACCCTATCCAAGATCAAGAAATCTTTTTCATCGAACTAAAAAAGTAAAAGTGGCGATGATCCAAATACAGAACACAGCGAACCAAGATGCTGAAGAAATTGCGGGGGATCCAAGTTTTCCCATGTCCATCCAGATGGAGAACAATGTCGGCGAGTATTTAGAGGTACTCCTCAGGGCTGTTACTTATCCAAAGCATTATTACCTTGTAGTCATGAAGTAGAATTTTATGCTTTCAAGAAAGCTTTTGACTTCTGGAAAAGACATAGCTCAAGTTCTGGAAATTTTAGGATGGAAGCATAGATTTGAAAGAAAAGAATTGGCATTTATGATAAAATAGAGTAGGGGTAGGAAGAAGAGGATTTCTTTGTGGAGGCTGGGTTTTCTTGGGATTGATTTCCAAATTATGAGCTTGCAAAAGGAACTTAAAAGCACAACCTGCAAAAAGATAGATATTGTGTGTTTCATACAACATCTACTTACGAAAGTTAGATGAGCCCTCGTAGTTTCGTAATGCATCCTTTCCACCTCTTTAAGGGACAGTAAAGGTTTATTCTCTGTCACTTACTTGTATGGTGATGATCTACTTGTTATTAAACAATATTTGATCTTATAATCATTGTTCATATGAGTGATCTTGACTGTATTGAAGAATAAAATGAGtttgattgaaaaaaaataagtgaCCCTGAGATAAGCTGCTGCACGTGAATGGGTGAACTGTATGATTGTTGTAAACCTGCAAGAGCTACCTCATAATTACTAAGTAATGTGGATGTCGTGCTTTGGCAAAATATCCTTTCAGTAGGCTCATAATACTTCCCTTTGTTTCTGGATTTCTGAAGATATTAAGAACTTAATGAACTTCTAAGTTCTAAACATCTAGTTACCTAAATATAGAAACCAAAACTATGTTGAGATGCAGATTCATGAATTCAAAAAAGGATGTAGAATTCTGATAAATCTTTGGGTTGTAACGACATTTTAATGAGGTAATGTAAGAAATCTGTCGACTAGACTTATCTTTGGCACATGTATCCTTTCAGTTCCACAAATTTgtgaaaaataaacaaaaatcatTTAATGCAAGTTGAACTGCAGAAATCCAAAAGAAGCCTATATCTTGGTATTCTTGTTCCAGTCTGCTATTTGTCATATTATGCCTTAATATAAGCTTTAGTTAGTAAAAAGTGTGTATTAGTTACACAAATGGGAAATGTCTACTGGAAAAGAGTCCTCATATTTACTTACCTCAACCCTATCTCTCGTTGAGCAAATCAATTATTCTGCGTAGCCAATATGAATTACTCTTCTGTGAGATAAATCTTTGTAATGCAGATTTCCCCTTTTGACTGTTGTAATTTGGTCTGCTATTTACTCATACTGATACTAATACCATGTTCTTGAGTTTAGGTGTTTATTGGAAATATGTCGAGTTTTGCTTGCTTTCTGAATAATGCCTTATCGTTTATATgttgtcttttttttcttttggttgaTGATCAGCCTGAAAAGGGAGGGAACACCCAGTGTGGGAAAAATGTGCATAAATCAGGATCTGAGCAAGTTGGTAAGCATTTATTTTCTTCAGCAGCTATAATTTTGAAGAATCTTAGTCTTGGATCAGGACTAGAGGATTAAGTCACTACTctacatttttcaaaaaaagaagaagaagaaaagaatgtCACTTTTCTCTCAATTGCAGGGGCATTCTCAGTGGTTAAAACTGATCATATTGCGACTCCTGATAcattacatgaaatggatggtaTTGATCATGATGAATCAGAGAACTTTCCGATATCGATGATGCAGAGGTGTGCTACTTCTTTGATGTTTGTAAAATCTAGTAGGGATAATTCCACTGCTCACATTCCTTACGTGTTTTCATAAATTATCTGTCAGTCTAGATGCAAAAGCTGTGATTTTTTCCAATTTCATCCTTCTCTTCGTCATGTGATACTTAGCAAATCATAGTATGATACCCACCCGACCCTGCTTTCATCCTTTGCTTAGGAAACATCATCCATAATAAGGAAAGTAACATGTAACAGATACTGGAAATTAAGTAATTGCTCGTTGAAGAATTTTATAATGGTATTAGTTCTACATTTACGGGCATGTATTTTCTGGTTCACTAACTTGTCATGCCTGTTACCTTATACCTGCATTGTTGTCAGGTTGACAGTTATCTTCACAATGAGCAGGAAAAGCACTACAAGAAGATCATTTGGGAAACAATGAACCGAGAATATCTTgaggtgatttttttttttttttttgcatgaaTCCCCATGTGAAGTCGGTATGTAGATCGCAAGGTCCTATAGTGGTCTTAGGATTTATTAGTGCTTAAGAAGTACTTGAATGAACACCTCTGGTTCTTGAGATTACAATTATCAGTTATAATGGGAATCTTGTCATGAATTTAGGATAGATTAATTTCccttttgttttcttaattaaggttttttgatgattttttgtattttctacTAAGTTGACTGTGGTTAAGCAATGAGTCCTTTTCTATACTTTTGTTCCCTTTTGTCCATCTTTAGGATGATTTTGCCTATCACATAACAGTAGTCTGCACTAACttcattaaagaaagaaaaaacagtAGTCTGCACTCACTTTCTGACTGCCTCTTCCTTCTTCTGACGTAGGAACAAGCAGCCAAGGAAGCGGCTGCATTAGAAGCCAAGAAGCATCATGAGTTCATTTTAGCTAACTGTCCAGAGGATGTACAGAAGTTtgctgctgctactgctgctTCTGTTGCAAAATCAAAAAAGGTGATACTCAGAACTTATGTTGAGTTTGTTACCTGGTGATAACTGATTCTTAAAGTTGCAAGTTGAGGAACCCAGAAACTATAAAGAAGGGAAATTTTGTTGATGTTTGTGGTAGTTAAGAATTTGATGTTTGTTAACATATTCAACTCCGCGAATGTTTGAAAATGACTTGTGTTTTCTCTTATGGTTCTAAGAACTCAGGGATTGGGTACATGATCCGAAAGTGAGAcaaaaacacattttttttaatggtCAAACTTTTGAGATTGTTTCCAATACTATTTCACGGGGAGGAATAAGGGATATTTTTAGTTTCTTAGTAAGTTCATAAATGTTAACTGCTAACTTGTCTGTTTGGATCTTGTCAGTTATCCAACATTTTTActcataatataatacaaaggAATGGCAAGATTGGTCTGTGGTTGTGCTAATTCTTATCTTCTTGATAAATCAAATCGTCTATTACCCTAAGATGGTATCAAAAACTTACATTTCCATCTGTAGGACTGGCCTTCCAAATTTCTACCCAACTGTCTCTTAACATTTTCTTTACACCTGAGtttcttaacattttctttaCACCTGAAGTATCAAAAAAATACCAAAGAACTCCTAGTCCCTTGTAATAGATTTTCAATTCCTTCAATATTGATCTATTCCTCTCTCCTTCTCTTCCCAATAGCGCTCCTCTTCCAACTCGCTAGGCCTCTTCATCGAAAATGTATTAAATACCAATTCTACGTTGAAGGATGAGTAAATAAAACGCCACCAGCCGGTGAAAAGTAGGTTGGATTTGTGTCTTCCCCTGTCCACCTTTCTTGAACTTGCAACAACTGACTACACATGTTCTCTCTTCCTTAAGTTACTTTGCCACAAGAATAGTACATGCATGTGACCTAtcaccaaaaagaaaaagtgtGTGCATGTGATATTTCTTATACACAGTACTTACTCTAGAGGCCTTGTGGAATAAGCTTACACTTTACTTTATGGTATCATCTGCAGGAAAAACAACAGAAAAGGGTTGCAGAATTGAAAAATTCTGGCCCCGCTCAAACCGCTACAGAAGCAACAAAGCAAATGTTAGCTAAAAAGGTATGTATGATAGAGGAGAGAAATGTACAATCTTTAGCATTCTGTTTGCAGGGATCTCTGTGTTCTGGAAGCTTCTTACTGTTTCCTTGTGTTCAGTATCCAAAAGCTATAGTACTTAATGGATTACGAACTGGGAAACTTACGTAAATGTACACTTGGCCATTACTAACATGGCCGAAGTATACACTATCAATACACTTCGGTTGTATATGTAGTGTATAGGTATGTATAGTAAATGTATATTTAGAATAAAGCATACATTATCTATACACTCTGTACATATTTTATAAACTGGATGTCCATATGGTATTTGATTGTAATTTTTCCTTGCCAATTTGTAGATTATATATCTTCATTGTTATTTGAAACCATAATTTCTAATATCTTCTGGAACCTAGGAACAACTTCTACGACGATAGGCATAAAGGCCCATGTTTAGCCTCTACAATATGGTTATATTCACTAGGACAAATgagagagatttggagttttgtAGTTTTTGAGGAACATATCTTTTTGTTCATTTGATCCACAAAATATCAAATTGTTCCTTGGAATCCTTTATTCATTTGTATGTAATGCATTTTCGATTAGTAGCTTCTTTTTCCTTGTAATTTATTCGaggaaaatttaatgaaaatccATACCATACTAAATGACATAACATGCTAGCGAGAAGTTCTCTTTCAACATTTGGTGTTGGACAAAATGAGCTTGAACAGACCGAAGTGGTTACAAAGGGTGTGTATATTTGATCTCAACTAGTATCCCTGATCAAGTTGTAGTTGAGTGATTGATTCTTCTCTTCCGTTACTTGTCTTGCTTGCttgttcattttcttcttttgggcaatGCTTCGTCTTCCTCCAACTGTAAAAAGGAAGTGTCCCTTTGAGATTATGCAACTTCTTTTCTTTGTCCCTGTACATTGATTCGAGAATAAGCAAACGTAATTATGGGATGTGAAAGCACTACAGTGCAGACAATTAGAAATATCTGATGTTGTGGTTCACAGGATTCTGCTTTCAGGTGATACGGGTACTGGCTTATGGTGGTAGAGATATTGGATATGTTTTCTCCAAAAGACCAGTAGCTTTCAAGATAAGATGGAAATTGCATCGAAAAAGATGGgtgaaaaaaaaggtaaggccTCTCCCTACTACCTACCATGGATTACCTCTAGGCGCATCGAATAAGGATCTTGGTATTTGGAATCCGGTCATTCAGAGGGTAGAGAAGAGGTTAGCAGAAAAGCTACTTATCCAAAGAACGCAAGGAAGTTCTTATTAAGAGCCGCACTTTATCAAATATCCCTACATACTGCATGTCCTTATTCAATGCACCTACCACTGTGATAGGTAAGTTGGGAAGGTTTATTTTCCTATGGGATGCAGCGGATGGGGAAAAGAAGTTTCAATTAGTTCGATTGGAGACTGTGATATCTCCTAAACGGTGGGGAGGACTCAGCGTTAAGGATTTGAAGGTCCTTAACAAAGCACTTTTGGGTAACTGGTTTATGCCTTTCAGGTGTGTTGTGTGGAGGAATATAATGAAGGGTTGAGATGATTTCAATGATAACATTACTTTTAAGGTTGGGGATGGAGTAGAGTTAGCTTTTGGGGGAAAAAGTGGTGTGCAGGTTTGGTGCTTAAGGATGAATTCCTGATATTGTACAAAGTCTCTTGTGGAAGTTGTCTGTTCAGCAAGTTAGGGGGGGCACAAGGGGATGAGACTTTTTGTGACTTAAGGTTTAGGAGGAATTTTCAGGATTAGGAGGTGAC
Protein-coding sequences here:
- the LOC129893427 gene encoding uncharacterized protein LOC129893427 isoform X2; this translates as MLAKKRLSSKINYDVLEKLFDDSATENPKKAGTAYDSMDDNGVKSDKIDPEVDETYEEAFGKDVHYGEMLEDMAMINTMIWMIIELICISYGWFPLRNRGYKMSANTFSFTCIRNCMALIANCISKLFCFKYH
- the LOC129893427 gene encoding uncharacterized protein LOC129893427 isoform X1, translated to MHHFAGLRCKLTRLSSKINYDVLEKLFDDSATENPKKAGTAYDSMDDNGVKSDKIDPEVDETYEEAFGKDVHYGEMLEDMAMINTMIWMIIELICISYGWFPLRNRGYKMSANTFSFTCIRNCMALIANCISKLFCFKYH
- the LOC129891904 gene encoding uncharacterized protein LOC129891904; amino-acid sequence: MNREYLEEQAAKEAAALEAKKHHEFILANCPEDVQKFAAATAASVAKSKKEKQQKRVAELKNSGPAQTATEATKQMLAKKRLSSKINYDVLEKLFDDSVCASPTPKKILRIPLYLLLLLSILL